One window of Perca flavescens isolate YP-PL-M2 chromosome 15, PFLA_1.0, whole genome shotgun sequence genomic DNA carries:
- the gpr146 gene encoding G-protein coupled receptor 146 has protein sequence MWLCMVYNETDTSVDFRLCQDFGLILSVFSIIYLLVCFPLGLCYNVLLVVVNLSNKVSMTMPDVYFVNMAIAGLVLNLVAPVELLSSTFTRWHVWEYNNEVYITLIILFNISSLVIMYSTTLLSLDYYIERALPRTYMSSVYNTKHVCGFIWGGAVLTSFSSLLFYVCNHISTKMVECSKMQNKEAADAIMMFIGYVVPAVAVLYAFVLILRIRKESTPLDQDSARLDPSIHRLLLASVCVQFVLWTPYYMTLLVHTVAGAPGYISNVHYLPTYYFLRCVSKLLAFSSSFAMPLMYRQMNKNFSKKLQRLLRRLHCRDQSCPNERSTVQQVVT, from the coding sequence ATGTGGCTCTGCATGGTTTACAATGAGACGGACACCAGCGTGGACTTCCGGCTCTGCCAGGACTTTGGCCTCATCCTGTCAGTCTTCTCCATCATCTACCTCCTGGTGTGCTTCCCGTTGGGGCTGTGCTACAACGTGCTGCTGGTCGTGGTCAACCTCTCTAACAAGGTGTCTATGACCATGCCGGATGTTTATTTCGTCAACATGGCCATTGCGGGCCTTGTGCTCAACCTGGTGGCGCCCGTGGAGCTGCTGAGCTCCACCTTCACCCGCTGGCACGTGTGGGAGTACAACAATGAGGTCTACATCACCCTGATCATCCTTTTCAACATCTCCTCTCTGGTCATCATGTATTCCACCACGCTGCTCAGTCTGGACTACTATATAGAGCGGGCGCTGCCTCGTACATACATGTCCAGTGTGTATAACACCAAACACGTGTGTGGGTTTATCTGGGGCGGCGCGGTGCTCACTAGCTTCTCTTCGCTGCTCTTCTATGTGTGCAACCACATCTCCACTAAGATGGTTGAGTGCTCCAAAATGCAGAACAAGGAGGCAGCAGACGCCATCATGATGTTCATCGGCTACGTGGTTCCAGCTGTGGCTGTTCTTTATGCCTTTGTGCTCATTTTGCGCATTAGGAAGGAGTCTACACCTCTGGACCAGGACTCGGCTCGCTTGGACCCTTCTATCCACAGACTGCTGCTCGCCTCAGTCTGTGTACAGTTTGTACTGTGGACCCCATACTACATGACCCTGTTGGTACACACTGTAGCTGGTGCACCAGGATACATTAGCAACGTACATTACTTACCTACATATTATTTCTTGAGATGTGTGTCTAAACTGCTGGCTTTCTCAAGCAGCTTTGCGATGCCTCTCATGTATAGGCAGATGAACAAAAACTTCTCCAAAAAGCTTCAGCGGCTGCTCAGGAGGCTGCACTGCAGAGACCAGTCCTGCCCTAATGAACGCTCAACAGTGCAGCAAGTGGTGACGTGA